CGCTAATAATGTACTATCGGTTAATTCATCATATTCAAAATCATTCATCTTGTTTCACCTGTTTGCTTTTACCGCTAAGAATGCGATTATAGAGCGCAATCACCATAAAAAAATAACATCATGCAAGCATTTAAAACCAAAAGGTCACTTTTCACGATATCTGGCACCTTAGTACTGTGTAGTTTGTTAAGCGCATGTGGCCAAATGGGCCCGCTTACCTTACCACAAACGCCAGCAGAAGTGGCGAAGCCAGACCAAAACAACGCTCTGCCAGACGAAAATAAAACAATAAAATCAGCAGGTGAACCCAGTGGACCAGTTTAATTATCAAAACCAAATACTTTTTGCTGAACAGCAACCGCTAAATAAGGTTGCCCAAGAATTTGGCACGCCATGTTATGTCTATTCTCGTGCTGCCATTGAGCGTCAATACCATGCTTTTGCCGATGCCGCCGCTAAGCATCCGGCAAGTTTAGTCTGTTATGCCGTTAAGGCGAACAGTAACCTAGCTATTTTAAACCTTTTAGCAAAACAAGGTAGTGGCTTTGATATTGTTTCAGCAGGTGAATTACGTCGGGTTATTGCCGCCGGTGGTGATCCGGCAAAAGTGGTATTTTCCGGTGTGGCTAAAACCGCAGATGAAATGCGCTTTGCCCTGGATTTAGGTATTAAATGTTTTAACGTTGAATCTAGCGCTGAGTTAGAGCAATTACAGCAAGTGGCCAGTGCAGCCAATAAAGTGGCACCGGTTTCTATTCGCGTTAATCCCGATATTGATGCCAAAACCCACCCGTATATTTCTACCGGCTTAAAAGCTAATAAATTTGGTATTGATATTTTACAGGCTGAACAAATTTATCAAACCGCAGCCAGTTATAGTCATATTGATGTTGTTGGTGTTGATTGCCATATCGGCTCGCAGCTTACTGAAGTACAACCTTTTTTAGATGCTTTAGAAAAATTACTCAAATTAATTGAGCAACTTTCTGCTAACGGTATAGTGTTGCAACATATTGATATTGGTGGTGGTTTAGGTGTTAGATATGATGATGAAACACCGCCATCTCCTGCTGATTATATTAGCCAAGTGGTAAAACGTTTAACCGACTACCCACACTTAGAATTGGTTATGGAGCCAGGTCGCGCCATAATGGCCAATGCTGGGGTGTTATTAACTAAAGTTGAATACTTAAAGCCGGGTAGTGAAAAGAATTTCGCTATTGTCGATGCTGCTATGAATGATTTAATTCGTCCTGCGCTGTACAGTGCTTGGCAAAATATTGTGCCTGTGGTGTTAAATGATTCGCTGCCAAGCACCGTTTATGATGTAGTTGGCCCCGTCTGTGAAACAGGTGACTTTTTAGGTAAAGATCGCCCTCTAGCGATTAGCCAAGGCGATTTACTTGCTGTGTGCTCTGCTGGGGCTTATGGCTTTACCATGAGCTCTAACTATAATAGTCGGCCGCGTGCTGCTGAAGTATTAATAGATGGTTCTACCATGCATTTAATCCGTGCCCGTGAGCAATGGCAAGATTTATGGCGTGGCGAACAAGTATTAATTAGTTAATTTATAAGGCGCGAATGTTACT
The sequence above is drawn from the Rheinheimera salexigens genome and encodes:
- the lysA gene encoding diaminopimelate decarboxylase, whose protein sequence is MDQFNYQNQILFAEQQPLNKVAQEFGTPCYVYSRAAIERQYHAFADAAAKHPASLVCYAVKANSNLAILNLLAKQGSGFDIVSAGELRRVIAAGGDPAKVVFSGVAKTADEMRFALDLGIKCFNVESSAELEQLQQVASAANKVAPVSIRVNPDIDAKTHPYISTGLKANKFGIDILQAEQIYQTAASYSHIDVVGVDCHIGSQLTEVQPFLDALEKLLKLIEQLSANGIVLQHIDIGGGLGVRYDDETPPSPADYISQVVKRLTDYPHLELVMEPGRAIMANAGVLLTKVEYLKPGSEKNFAIVDAAMNDLIRPALYSAWQNIVPVVLNDSLPSTVYDVVGPVCETGDFLGKDRPLAISQGDLLAVCSAGAYGFTMSSNYNSRPRAAEVLIDGSTMHLIRAREQWQDLWRGEQVLIS
- the lptM gene encoding LPS translocon maturation chaperone LptM — translated: MQAFKTKRSLFTISGTLVLCSLLSACGQMGPLTLPQTPAEVAKPDQNNALPDENKTIKSAGEPSGPV